A DNA window from Cutaneotrichosporon cavernicola HIS019 DNA, chromosome: 2 contains the following coding sequences:
- a CDS encoding uncharacterized protein (Putative GTP-ase activating proteins for the small GTPase, ARF): MQGHRPLPKPVRSSSKDNPAIAPSPAAFAAPSPKPAPSFTLAAPQVAPETSDDARSTSYSRSDTSSLASISSRVPFPPEDVPPVQAPHAPVSVTVEPLPDSLLCRSTFAALEHSAGTLKRLSKHVLDHSSEVLGLLEQVEKAEDEMLAVLGTLGRWLENGYGVKGEVWEDTVGMRKVAREKRRRQREELEVMVVHAVEAVKGEIKRQGLAGNGAQSRFENTSKQYYAATAAYLSGEREVSGGEQAQAARQAQFDLLRYNHHSTLLYAVPPSSVGCLDLLVGLYGWVGAVLSQSPGKRADTHPPLLEEDFARRAANATGGAETPTQRGRALAVSETPVRLLLRDDDSVRGSHEALSRTLSLSLAHLVNVRGDLLRGWAARDEQTTQLEETSKRLQDMAITGSAPQHQYQVSASVPDTPMTPTASSGREKPKKRIGGKIRGLFSSSSSVATPALAERAPPVSSSNLAALTSRKSVDVSKVASAGISHISDPRLISTTSSQGKSSERAAVQATIGDTTSAFPMPPLRPVRADGRHSVDVRRSIPIPGGRGPFVAADEAMPTPSTPSSRAKVLADTAAKLNGVQVGGVGGLDGTEDEQREQVGRKKEGVLWGTGSWEALDRDPGRTKWERFWVVLANSSLYEHRDAPPGKPEASPTTIDLKFASVREGRGTDRRFVFEVVTPSHGRRLYQATSEVEMRTWIYTICNAIESCINGTSTVRSSDRRPAEDSGSVSVGNIGEGIGAMSIKDRRKSTGSKKKPTRQSIGALGIVPPPPPRGEEPRKRRTSLKSRLKQGAEAAGDRLSTVVGAKRSSVDFERLAFLAPAARMPSYNASSSTSASRRASWYSEDDIERRVLEMAGVEAASQRTSSSRPGTAPSGSGRTRSDASATRGCLAVVEPARRPSPSPALEASEALCMADLHSLAATGANTRCADCGRATKTSRWATLSLREVPMVMFLCIRCVGLHRGLGTHISKPRSVDLDNWSPDAILLAHQWGNERANGVWEALKPAGHVPGDDDVADYIQAKYVEGRWLADGDRLRFGLAVRSLTG; the protein is encoded by the exons ATGCAGGGCCATCGCCCACTACCCAAACCTGTCCGCTCATCGTCAAAAGATAACCCCGCCATTGCCCCCTCACCCGCCGCCTTTGCCGCTCCCTCCCCAAAACCCGCCCCTTCATTTACACTTGCCGCGCCTCAGGTCGCGCCGGAAACAAGCGACGACGCGAGGAGCACGTCGTACTCGCGCTCCGACACGTCTTCCCTCGCGTCGATTTCGAGCAGAGTACCGTTCCCTCCCGAGGACGTTCCACCAGTGCAGGCACCGCACGCACCGGTTTCCGTGACCGTTGAGCCCCTGCCCGACTCGCTCCTATGCCGGTCCACTttcgccgccctcgagcacTCTGCCGGCACGCTCAAACGTCTTTCCAAGCATGTACTCGATCACAGCAGCGAGGTGCTGGGCCTActcgagcaggtcgagaAGGCTGAGGACGAAATGCTCGCCGTGCTCGGCACACTCGGGCGATGGCTCGAAAACGGGTACGGCGTCAAGGGTGAGGTGTGGGAGGACACTGTGGGGATGCGCAAGGTCGCACGCGAGAaacgccgtcgccaacgaGAAGAGCTCGAGGTTATGGTCGTCCACGCGGTCGAGGCTGTCAAGGGCGAGATCAAGCGCCAGGGTCTCGCTGGGAATGGGGCACAGTCGCGTTTCGAG AATACTTCCAAGCAGTACTACGCCGCCACGGCTGCGTATCTcagcggcgagcgcgaagTGTCGGGAGgcgagcaggcgcaggctgCACGCCAGGCGCAGTTCGATCTGCTGCGATACAACCACCATTCGACGTTGCTGTATGCAGTGCCGCCCAGTTCGGTCGGATGTCTGGACCTCCTAGTCGGGCTATATGGCTGGGTAGGGGCCGTCTTGAGCCAATCACCAGGCAAGAGGGCGGACACACACCCTCCTTTGCTCGAGGAAGACTttgcgcgtcgcgcggccAACGCGACTGGCGGTGCGGAAACGCCTACACAGCGCGGACGCGCACTCGCCGTCAGCGAGACGCCTGTCCGGCTACTGCTGCGCGACGATGACAGCGTGCGCGGGTCGCACGAGGCGCTGTCGCGCACGTTATCACTTTCGCTGGCTCATCTCGTCAATGTTCGTGGCGACCTTCTGCGCGGCTgggccgcgcgcgacgaaCAAACGACACAACTGGAGGAAACGTCAAAGCGGCTGCAGGACATGGCTATCACCGGCTCAGCTCCACAACACCAGTACCAGGTCTCTGCCAGTGTCCCGGACACACCGATGACCCCAACTGCTTCGTCAGGCCGCGAAAAGCCGAAGAAGCGGATTGGGGGTAAGATCCGCGGTCtgttctcgtcgtcatcgtcggtAGCCACGCCGGCGCTCGCTGAGCGTGCGCCGCcggtctcgtcgtcgaatCTCGCGGCGTTAACGTCCAGAAAGAGCGTCGATGTCTCCAAAGTCGCTAGCGCTGGCATTTCACATATCAGTGATCCACGATTGATCTCCACCACGTCCTCACAGGGCAAGTCGTCGGAGCGCGCTGCTGTTCAAGCAACTATAGGTGACACGACGTCGGCATTCCCCATGCCGCCACTCAGACCCGTTAGAGCTGATGGACGTCACTCTGTGGACGTGCGTCGCTCAATACCTATACCTGGCGGGCGCGGGCCgttcgtcgccgccgatgaGGCGATGCCTACTCCTTCCACCCCATCAAGTAGAGCCAAGGTGCTTGCAGACacggccgccaagctcaacggTGTGCAGGTCGGCGGGGTCGGCGGACTCGACGGCACAGAAGacgagcagcgcgagcaGGTGGGAAGGAAAAAAGAGGGCGTTTTGTGGGGCACTGGGTCGTGGGAGGCACTAGACCGCGATCCTGGGCGGACCAAATGGGAAC gctTCTGGGTCGTGTTAGCCAACTCGAGCTTGTATGAACACCGTGATGCTCCGCCAGGCAAGCCGGAAGCGTCGCCAACGACAATCGACCTCAAGTTTGCAAGCGTGCGCGAGGGCCGCGGGACGGACCGCCGCTTTGTGTTCGAGGTCGTAACGCCGTCGCATGGGCGACGACTGTACCAGGCGACTTCTGAAGTCGAGATGCGCACGTGGATCTATACGATCTGCAACGCGATCGAGTCGTGCATCAACGGGACATCAACGGTACGCTCCTCAGACCGTCGCCCTGCAGAGGACAGCGGGAGCGTGAGCGTCGGCAACATCGGCGAGGGCATCGGCGCGATGAGTATCAAGGACCGGCGCAAGAGCACAGGTTCAAAGAAGAAACCAACGCGGCAAAGCATAGGCGCTTTGGGAATCGTgcctccaccgccaccgcgtGGTGAAGAGCCCCGGAAGCGGCGCACGAGTCTCAAGAGCCGTCTGAAGCAAGGTGCCGAGGCTGCAGGCGACAGACTCTCAACGGTTGTTGGCGCCAAGAGATCGTCTGTCGACTTTGAGCGCCTAGCCTTCCTCGCGCCGGCCGCACGCATGCCGAGCTACAacgccagcagcagcaccTCCGCTTCGCGGAGAGCGAGCTGGTACTCAGAGGACGACATTGAGCGGCGTGTATTGGAGATGGCGGGTGTGGAAGCGGCGTCTCAGAGAACGAGTTCATCTAGACCCGGCACTGCGCCATCTGGTAGCGGCAGGACTCGCTCGGATGCCTCAGCGACCCGCGGCTGCCTTGCGGTCGTCGAGCCGGCACGCCGCccatctccctcgccaGCCCTGGAGGCCTCTGAGGCTCTTTGCATGGCAGACCTTCACAGCTTGGCAGCCACGGGTGCGAACACGCGCTGTGCGGACTGCGGCCGCGCGACGAAGACGAGCCGGTGGGCGACCCTCA GCCTCCGCGAAGTACCAATGGTTATGTTCCTCTGCATCCGCTGTGTCGGGTTACACCGTGGGCTTGGCACTCACATTTCGAAACCCCGCAGCGTTGACCTCGACAATTGGTCACCCGACGCTATTCTGTTAGCGCATCAATGGGGCAATGAGCGCGCCAACGGCGTGTGggaggcgctcaagcccGCAGGCCATGTACctggtgacgacgacgtggccGACTACATTCAGGCCAAGTACGTCGAGGGACGGTGGCTTGCGGACGGAGATCGCCTTCGGTTTGGGTTGGCCGTGAGGAGTTTGACTGGGTGA
- the YPL225W gene encoding uncharacterized protein (Polysaccharide biosynthesis) gives MAHPIENLNEFSAEAAGNMEEIEMQFAVKTVEHLEAYERLITGIPPSKIKLTSMDDDIVEDLYIRFPEYKENPGLLLHIAEDDFKSNENKVRWREFIQGYEESLTEYNFGTLVRKDSDQTYSEENSMLVTRAQFVAIEIVRNRNGLNNKVYEDAQAAKAAAKAQK, from the exons ATGGCACACCCGATCGAGAACCTCAACGAGTtcagcgccgaggcggctgGAAACatggaggagattgagatgCAGTTC GCCGTCAAGACGGTCGAGCACCTGGAGGCGTACGAGAGGCTCATCACGGGCATTCCCCCAAGCAAGATCAAGCTTACTTC GATGGACGATGAcatcgtcgaggacctctACATCCGCTTCCCAGAGTACAAGGAGAACCCGGGGCTACTGCTCCacatcgccgaggacgatTTCAAGAGCAATGAGAACAAGGTCCGGTGGCGCGAGTTCATCCAGGGCTACGAGGAGAGCCTGACCGAATACAACTTTGGCACGCTCGTGCGCAAGGACTCGGACCAGACCTACTCTGAGGAGAACAGCATGCTCGtcacgcgcgcgcagtTTGTCGCGATCGAGATTGTGCGCAACCGCAACGGGCTCAACAACAAGGTGTACGAGGACGCGCAagccgccaaggctgctGCCAAGGCTCAGAAGTAg
- the RIM2 gene encoding uncharacterized protein (Mitochondrial carrier protein rim2) translates to MNESAPAPSGSSPPGAGVGKALHLPQTNKQLQGWQHSLAGSLGGMAGAIVTSPFDVVKTRLQSDMFRGPQPGSSIQGAASGAASVMRHEATVTAKETAMKRGFAWQFVDTLYLIRRIQVEEGWRALYKGLGPSLGGIIPARAINFYFYPTSKAFLAKHFPNAPTEKEGQTAEDSPLIHLGAAVVAGVMTSTGTNPIWVVKTRLQLSAKKREVTGGRHVSPSAWAETKNILRTDGVRGFYRGLSASYLGVSEGVIQWVLYERLKRIGRSKSVSLDDEKTGILSYVGSIVGASGGAKAVASLITYPHEVIRTRLRQPHDGKPKYTGLLQTLKLIVKEEGAASLYGGLTAHMFRVVPNAACMFLIYELVAAKLGS, encoded by the exons ATGAACGAGTCTGCACCAGCTCCCTCGGGGTCATCACCACCCGGCGCGGGTGTGGGCAAGGCTCTGCACCTGCCGCAGACGAACAAGCAGCTGCAAGGATGGCAGCACTCGTTGGCCGGATC CCTTGGCGGTATGGCCGGTGCGATCGTGACCTCGCCCTTTGATGTCGTCAAG acccGCCTCCAGTCCGACATGTTCAGGGGTCCGCAACCAGGATCCTCCATCCAAGGTGCTGCGAGTGGTGCGGCCAGCGTCATGCGTCACGAGGCGACTGTGACGGCCAAGGAAACGGCAATGAAGCGCGGGTTTGCTTGGCAGTTTGTTGACACCCTCTACCTCATCCG gcgGATacaggtcgaggaaggaTGGCGCGCTCTCTACAAGGGCCTGGGACCAAGCTTGGGAGGCATCATTCCCGCCCG cgcGATCAATTTCTACTTCTACCCCACCTCCAAGGcgttcctcgccaagcacTTCCCGAACGCGCCCACAGAAAAAGAAGGGCAGACGGCCGAGGACTCGCCGCTGATCCAccttggcgcggcggtggttGCTGGAGTCATGACTTCGACTGGAACGAACCCCATCTGGGTGGTCAAGACACGGTTGCAGCTGTCGGCGAAGAAGCGCGAAGTGACGGGCGGCAGGCATGTCTCGCCATCCGCGTGGGCCGAGACAAAAAACATTTTGCGCACCGACGGCGTCCGCGGCTTCTACCGCGGCCTGTCCGCCAGCTACCTCGGCGTCTCGGAGGGCGTGATCCAGTGGGTGCTGTATGAGCGGTTGAAGCGCATCGGGCGGTCGAAGAGCGtctcgctcgacgacgagaagacTGGCATCCTGTCCTACGTGGGCAGCATCGTTGGCGCGTCTGGCGGtgccaaggccgtcgccTCGCTTATCACCTACCCCCACGAGGTTATCCGCACGCGTCTCCGTCAGCCCCACGACGGCAAGCCCAAGTACACTGGCTTGCTGCAGACACTCAAGCTcatcgtcaaggaggagggcgcggcCAGCTTGTACGGCGGTCTTACCGCTCACATGTTCCGGGTTGTGCCCAACGCCGCGTGTATGTTCCTCATCTACGAACTGGTCGCGGCCAAGCTTGGATCATAA
- the rpc25 gene encoding uncharacterized protein (RNA polymerase III subunit Rpc25): MFNLIAIKDTVPVAPKAFGLDPALCIQDALNKKFSNKLIPERGLGLSVYDILTAEDGRVTWGNGQMFYKVSFRLMLFAPFVGEVIVGKVLACTPEYIRITLGFFEDIYVPQSLLPPNSMYDENERRFFWYSGEEPLDAKDLANTLKSERFYFDPGEPIRFRVDSIEWHEHEPGPPVDRTQQNEEEEEKDPKEKAGYVILADVSEQGLGLTNWWDEGGEEEEYADEKEYADEGEYADEGEYVDEEAE; the protein is encoded by the exons ATGTTCAACCTCATTGCCATCAAG GACACGGTGCCCGTCGCGCCAAAGGCGTTTGGTCTTGACCCTGCTCTCTGTATCCAGGATGCGTTGAACAAGAA GTTCTCCAACAAGCTCATACCCGAACGCGGGCTAGGATTGAGCGTGTACGACATTCTGACCGCCGAGGACGGGCGCGTCACGTGGGGCAATGGACAGATGTTCTACAAGG TCTCGTTCCGCCTAATGCTGTTCGCACCCTTCGTTGGTGAGGTGATTGTTGGCAAGGTGTTGGCGTGCACACCAGAGTACATCCGCATCACCCTTGGCTTCTTCGAGGACATTTACGTCCCGCAGTCTCTGCTCCCACCGAACTCCATGTA CGACGAGAACGAACGCAGATTCTTCTGGTACAGCGGTGAAGAGCCGCTCGATGCCAAAGATCTTGCCAACACGCTCAAGTCTG AACGCTTCTATTTTGACCCAGGAGAGCCGATCCGCTTTCGTGTCGACTCAATTGAGTGGCACGAACACGAACCAGGTCCGCCCGTAGACAGGACGCAAcagaacgaggaggaggaggagaaagACCCCAAAGAAAAAGCAGGTTAtgtcatcctcgccgacgtgaGCGAACAGGGCCTCGGCCTGACAAACTGGTGGGAcgagggaggcgaggaggaggagtacgccgacgagaaggagTACGCCGATGAGGGAGAGTACGCCGATGAGGGGGAgtacgtcgacgaggaggcagAGTAG
- a CDS encoding uncharacterized protein (NUDIX domain): MVPPISATEDLASGASSGVATPTLAPLKRTALPTDLAAFVVDASMPREWPIGLPPADALTHLSANSRTCVENFAAHTPDEQPEVGQARRAAVLIAVYQPEGTEDLRALPGGKVDEDDPSPVFTARREAFEEAGLPLTSPHVHVLTMLEPVLTVLPMNAHLKNHIVVTPVVAFISDPALVTTLRPNPEEVECIFDHPLKAIHTGVVDGELAENLNLTDTNWWPGPTEFHSLEDVTGSTGSYRMHRFRTRHTPIRGFTSDVLIRAAAVGFDNEPEYGHYAPDQSSWSESIDRVVQGLPAALAEPDMGERRLEWRTATGVRASGQRIE, encoded by the exons ATGGTCCCACCTATCTCCGCGACTGAGGACCTGGCCAGCGGCGCGTCCAGCGGCGTCGCCACACCAACCCTGGCACCGCTGAAGCGCACCGCTCTCCCGACAGACCTGGCGGCGTTCGTTGTCGACGCCTCTATGCCAAGGGAGTGGCCGATCGGTCTTCCCCCGGCGGACGCGCTCACCCACCTGAGTGCCAATAGCCGCACATGCGTCGAGAACTTTGCCGCGCACACACCCGACGAACAGCCCGA AGTCGGGCAGGCGCGCCGTGCGGCGGTGCTCATTGCTGTGTACCAACCGGAAGGTACAGAGGACCTGCGA GCGCTCCCTGGAGGAAAGGTGGACGAAGACGATCCGTCGCCCGTATTCACCGCC CGCCGCGAGGCCTTCGAAGAGGCAGGCTTGCCCCTAACGAGCCCTCATGTTCACGTCCTGACTATGCTTGAACCCGTACTCACTGTACTCCCCATGAACGCACACCTGAAGAACCACATTGTCGTCACGC CTGTCGTCGCATTCATCTCAGACCCTGCACTTGTGACCACACTCCGGCCCAACCCCGAGGAAGTGGAGTGCATTTTTGACCATCCTCTCAAGGCGATTCACaccggcgtcgtcgacggtgAGCTCGCTGAGAACCTAAACTTGACCGACACGAACTGGTGGCCCGGTCCAACCGAGTTTCAT TCACTAGAGGATGTCACCGGTTCGACTGGCTCGTACAGGATGCAC CGCTTCCGTACCCGCCACACACCCATTCGCGGGTTCACGTCCGACGTTCTCAtccgcgcggcggcggtgggttTCGACAACGAGCCAGAGTACGGACATTACGCACCTGACCAGTCCAGCTGGTCCGAGTCGATCGACCGTGTCGTCCAGGGCCTCCCAGCCGCGCTGGCAGAGCCCGACATGGGTGAGCGGCGACTGGAGTGGCGCACAGCGACCGGCGTGCGTGCCAGCGGGCAGCGTATCGAATAG
- a CDS encoding uncharacterized protein (Periplasmic binding protein-like II): MSTPRLLRVGWHREHFLSPLLQLVAEDAGKSLQLVECPGGTGDMQVKLKNGEIDVCIALTDALIAGLANGKTDYKLVGRYISSSLRWAITTGKDSKYTEVDQLKGTTFGISRLGSGSQVMASVLSLQQGWGPDEQPKFQVNGQFKPLRDSVNAGDTSVFLWEWFTTKPYVDSGEVRFIGSVYTPWPCWSIAAAPAANKEAVKTFLSKLQPHVIDFDSEASRAGPAIDFVEKTFGQQRTDVEEWLKTVKWEHRLAEVSEAVVRKTLGVLQEAGVVPKEGQQWDMATFVDTDVAKIVESADQIN; encoded by the exons ATGTCCACTCCAAGGCTCCTCCGTGTTGGCTGGCACCGCGAGCACTTCCTCTCGCCTCttctccagctcgtcgctgAGGACGCGGGCAAGtcgctccagctcgtcgagtgCCCTGGCGGCACAGGCGACATGCAGgtcaagctcaagaacgGAGAGATTGACGTGTGCATTG cccTCACCGACGCCCTCATTGCAGGCCTCGCGAACGGCAAGACCGACTACAAGCTCGTGGGTCGTTacatctcgtcgtcgctgcgcTGGGCGATCACTACTGGCAAGGACAGCAAGTACACCGAGGTGGACCAGCTTAAGGGCACGACGTTTGGTATCTCGCGCCTAGGATC cggGTCGCAGGTCATGGCATCGGTGCTTAGCCTGCAACAGGGCTGGGGCCCAGATGAACAGCCCAAGTTCCAAGTGAACGGGCAGTTCAAGCCTCTGCGTGACTCAGTGAACGCTGGTGACA cgtCCGTGTTTCTATGGGAGTGGTTCACGACCAAGCCGTACGTCGACTCGGGAGAGGTGCGCTTCATCGGTTCCGTGTACA CCCCGTGGCCGTGCTGGTCGATCGCGGCTGCTCCCGCAGCGAACAAGGAGGCCGTGAAGACGTTCCTCTCCAAGCTGCAGCCCCACGTCATCGATTTCGACTCGGAGGCTAGCCGTGCCGGGCCTGCCATCGACTTTGTCGAGAAGACGTTTGGGCAGCAACGCACGGACGTTGAGGAGTGGCTGAAGACGGTCAAGTGGGAACACCGGCTGGCCGAAGTCAGCGAGGCCGTCGTGCGCAAGACGCTCGGCGTTCTCCAGGAGGCGGGTGTCGTGCCGAAGGAGGGACAGCAGTGGGACATGGCGACATTCGTTGACACGGACGTCGCTAAGATCGTCGAGTCCGCTGACCAGATTAACTAG
- the COX19 gene encoding uncharacterized protein (CHCH domain): MSFGRPGGLSDNFKASPPLRGSFPLDHDGECKAFMVSYMKCLKENKNNSGACRLEARGYLGCRMDNQLMDREEWTNLGLGDVTEKANKSAPSESAKTTNAASGTGGASASNTGSGGSSGSRWVPSERI; encoded by the exons ATGTCGTTCGGCCGCCCAGGAGGTCTCTCGGATAACTTCAAGGCATCCCCGCCGCTGCGCGGCAGCTTCCCGCTCGACCACGATG gcgAGTGCAAGGCTTTCATGGTGTCGTACATGAAGTGTCTCAAGGAGAACAAGAACAACTCGGGCGCGTGTCGGCTCGAGGCCCGCGGTTACCTCGGATGCCGGATGGACAACCAGCTGATGGACCGCGAGGAGTGGACCAATCTCGGCCTTGGGGACGTGACTGAGAAGGCGAATAAGAGCGCACCAAGCGAAAGTGCCAAGACGACAAACGCGGCCTCGGGGACAGGAGGCGCGAGTGCATCCAACACTGGGAGCGGAGGCAGCAGTGGATCCCGGTGGGTCCCGAGCGAGAGGATATAG
- a CDS encoding uncharacterized protein (Belongs to the ubiquitin-conjugating enzyme family) gives MPVPPASRERDAAPDIGPILASQLAIEFASLRAPGNCPTGIYVVPTVESLSRWAGVFFVHRGPYAGAILRFALVFPRQYPRVRPQVFFESDVFHPMVDPKTREWHPHGKLAQWKPHVDHVANLLHELKASFKSPSLEACKESEAVNKQVWSMYHHSLQTFLSLTAQRARQTSTRHTLFDERDTRRGAAPASTHVLTSPASPQIGRQRDDQLIRFTELDDPAVQRLWADLRRSLGER, from the exons ATGCCCGTCCCGCCAGCGTcacgcgagcgcgacgcggcccCCGACATCGGGCCCATCCTGGCTTcccagctcgccatcgAGTT cgcATCCCTCCGCGCACCTGGCAACTGTCCGACTGGAATCTACGTCGTGCCGACCGTCGAAAGCCTCAGCCGCTGGGCTGGCGTCTTCTTCGTGCACCGTG GTCCTTACGCCGGCGCGATCCTACGCTTCGCACTCGTATTCCCGCGCCAGTACCCCCGAGTGCGCCCGCAAGTCTTCTTTGAGAGCGATGTGTTCCACC CCATGGTCGACCCCAAGACGCGCGAATGGCATCCCCACGGCAAGCTGGCACAGTGGAAGCCCCACGTCGACCATGTTGCCAACCTCTTGCATGAGCTCAAGGCGAGTTTCAAGAGTCCGTCCCTCGAGGCATGCAAGGAGAGCGAAGCCGTCAACAAGCAAGTCTGGTCAATGTACCACCACTCGCTGCAGACCTTCTTGTCCCTCACGGCCCAGAGAGCCAGACagacgtcgacgcgacACACTCTGTTCGACGAGCGTGACACCCGCCGTGGCGCCGCCCCGGCTAGCACACACGTCCTAACTTCCCCAGCGTCGCCGCAGATCGGACGACAGCGCGATGACCAGCTCATCCGTTTCACTGAGCTCGACGATCCAGCTGTCCAGCGTCTCTGGGCCGATCTCCGCCGCTCCCTTGGCGAGCGCTGA
- a CDS encoding uncharacterized protein (Cyclin, N-terminal domain), giving the protein MSASTSTAVPAARPNPSSPGSSRKVAKASASSSAPSSRSRPVDPFYGHEETALLCARFISSLFQCPNIPAATHAGAPTPSLAHFVAYALHRTRLPSVVTFAALLLLQRLKTRFPAARGSSGHRLFISAFMIASKVICDDTYSNQSWCIVGQKMFQLKEINQMEREMCGYLEWNLNVSGEDVAEFEALVRADHGARPAMRMSANIPEPASSMASIPHSVAAAAYPSPEATPNGIGARPIRPVPTPSYKRSHTAFPSPASSTRNPYLNVSPQPPALASASSSLASSPASEDCKTPSPVAMVSKPKRPSSMRTHSSKSVSDFDHGFASNVRAAMQAGGQPLSVGVW; this is encoded by the exons ATGTCCGCCTCAACGTCTACTGCGGTCCCCGCCGCTCGCCCAAATCCCTCTTCCCCCGGATCGTCGCGCAAGGTGGCAAAGGCCtctgcgtcgtcgtctgcgcCGTCCTCCAGGTCCCGACCTGTTGACCCATTCTATGGGCACGAAGAGACCGCCCTGTTGTGTGCGCGCTTT ATCAGCTCGCTGTTCCAGTGCCCCAACATCCCCGCCGCTACCCACGCTGGTGCGCCCACCCCGTCCTTGGCACACTTTGTTGCCTACGCCCTCCACCGCACACGACTCCCATCCGTCGTCACTTTTGCGGCACTCCTATTGTTGCAGCGCCTCAAGACTCGCTTCCCTGCCGCACGCGGGTCATCTGGGCACCGCCTCTTCATCTCTGCCTTTATGATCGCCTCCAAGGTGATCTGCGACGACACGTACTCGAACCAGTCCTGGTGCATCGTTGGGCAAAAAATGTtccagctcaaggagatcaACCAGatggagcgcgagatgtGCGGTTACCTCGAGTGGAACCTCAACGTCTccggcgaggacgtggccgagtttgaggcATTGGTCCGTGCGGATCACGGGGCACGACCTGCCATGCGCATGTCGGCGAACATCCCAGAGCCTGCTAGCAGCATGGCGTCTATTCCTCACTcggttgctgctgctgcgtACCCCTCTCCGGAGGCTACGCCCAACGGGATCGGTGCTCGGCCAATCCGGCCCGTTCCTACGCCCTCGTACAAGCGCTCGCACACGGCTTTTCCGTCCccagcctcgtcgacccgCAACCCTTACCTCAACGTCTCGCCTCAGCCCCCAGCACTAGCGTCGGCATCTTCGTCCctggcgtcgtcgcccgcgTCTGAGGACTGCAAGACGCCATCACCCGTCGCGATGGTTTCCAAACCCAAGCGGCCATCGTCCATGCGCACCCACTCGTCCAAGTCGGTCTCTGACTTTGATCACGGCTTTGCGTCCAACGTCAGGGCGGCTATGCAAGCTGGAGGGCAACCCTTGAGCGTCGGAGTCTGGTAA